A portion of the Pseudoxanthomonas sp. JBR18 genome contains these proteins:
- a CDS encoding quinone oxidoreductase yields the protein MRAIRIEQYGGPEVIQRVECDAPTPKADEVLVRVACAGINFMDVHTRQGKYRDSRSYPVRIPLTLGMEGAGEVVAVGHDVTRFAPGDRVAWCIVWGAYAEYAVVPAAKLARIPDDIGFDLAAAAIFQGSTAHYLLDDVARLKAGDTCLIHAASGGIGQLLVQMAKRRGVTVFATTSTPDKARVARRHGADHVLAYDHGGFADRIRALTEGVGVDVVFDAVGRPTLRDSFRATRTRGLVVNYGAVAGSLDDLDPYELGEAGSLFLTRPRLADHLADPVAIQRRADEIFAAMREGALQIEIVRRYTLDDFEAAHEALEARRQVGKAVLEIARSA from the coding sequence ATGCGAGCAATCCGGATTGAGCAATACGGCGGGCCGGAGGTCATCCAACGCGTCGAATGCGACGCGCCCACGCCCAAGGCCGATGAGGTACTGGTGCGCGTGGCCTGCGCCGGCATCAACTTCATGGACGTGCACACGCGCCAGGGCAAGTACCGCGATTCGCGCTCGTATCCGGTGCGCATCCCGCTGACGCTGGGCATGGAGGGCGCCGGCGAGGTGGTCGCGGTCGGACACGATGTCACGCGGTTCGCGCCCGGCGACCGCGTCGCCTGGTGCATCGTCTGGGGCGCGTATGCCGAGTACGCGGTGGTGCCGGCGGCGAAGCTGGCCCGGATTCCCGACGACATCGGCTTCGACCTGGCCGCCGCAGCAATTTTCCAGGGCTCGACCGCGCATTACCTGCTCGATGACGTCGCGCGCCTCAAGGCCGGTGACACGTGCCTGATCCACGCGGCGTCCGGCGGCATCGGCCAGCTGCTGGTGCAGATGGCCAAGCGGCGCGGCGTGACCGTGTTCGCCACCACCAGCACGCCGGACAAGGCGCGGGTCGCGCGCCGGCATGGCGCCGACCACGTGCTGGCGTACGACCACGGCGGTTTTGCCGATCGCATCCGCGCGCTGACCGAGGGCGTCGGCGTGGACGTGGTGTTCGACGCGGTCGGCAGGCCCACGCTGCGCGACAGCTTCCGCGCCACGCGCACGCGCGGGCTGGTGGTGAACTACGGCGCGGTCGCCGGTTCGCTGGATGACCTGGATCCGTACGAGCTGGGCGAGGCGGGATCGCTGTTCCTGACTCGGCCGCGGCTGGCCGATCACCTGGCCGACCCGGTCGCGATCCAGCGCCGCGCGGACGAGATCTTCGCCGCGATGCGCGAAGGCGCCCTGCAGATCGAAATCGTCAGGCGCTACACCCTGGACGACTTCGAGGCTGCGCACGAGGCCCTGGAGGCGCGGCGCCAGGTCGGCAAGGCCGTGCTGGAGATCGCCCGATCCGCGTAG
- a CDS encoding response regulator transcription factor encodes MRILLVEDNVDLADAIVRRMRRSGHAVDWQHDGVGAASVLRYQSFDLVVLDIGLPRLDGLSLLGDLRERGDATPVLMLTARDGIEDRVNALDVGADDYLAKPFDFREFEARCRVLLRRSRGQATAAVQVGGLVFDSAAHTVQVDGVALELPNREFRLLEILLGRLDQVVSKDEIAKGLFGFDDEAGPNAIELYIGRLRKKLGDAAPLRITTVRGVGYKAETATP; translated from the coding sequence ATGCGCATTTTGCTGGTGGAAGACAACGTGGACCTGGCCGATGCCATCGTGCGGCGTATGCGCCGCAGTGGGCATGCGGTCGACTGGCAGCACGACGGGGTGGGCGCGGCCAGCGTGCTGCGCTACCAGAGCTTCGACCTGGTGGTGCTGGACATCGGTCTGCCGCGCCTGGATGGGTTGTCGCTGCTGGGCGACCTGCGCGAACGTGGTGACGCCACGCCGGTGCTGATGCTGACCGCGCGCGATGGCATCGAGGACCGCGTCAACGCGCTGGATGTCGGAGCCGACGATTACCTGGCCAAGCCGTTCGACTTCCGCGAATTCGAGGCGCGCTGCCGCGTGCTGCTGCGCCGCAGCCGCGGCCAGGCCACCGCCGCGGTGCAGGTCGGCGGGCTGGTATTCGACAGCGCCGCGCATACGGTGCAGGTCGACGGCGTGGCGCTGGAGCTGCCCAACCGAGAATTCCGCCTGCTGGAGATCCTGCTGGGCCGGCTGGACCAGGTGGTGAGCAAGGACGAGATCGCCAAGGGCCTGTTCGGCTTCGACGACGAAGCCGGGCCCAATGCGATCGAGCTGTACATCGGCCGGCTGCGCAAGAAGCTGGGCGATGCAGCGCCGCTGCGCATCACCACGGTGCGCGGCGTCGGCTACAAGGCCGAAACCGCCACGCCATGA
- a CDS encoding sensor histidine kinase: MSAAPSTAPSLRRTLLLYLGALSVLAITGLFFAARAYGNRAANQSYDHLLVSSALSILDSVALADGQWQVDLPYAALDLLSMAPEDRVFYRVLDGQGRTITGYDDLPMARRMPQEGKPELFDARYSGEPVRWVVVGRRIATPSAQAQVLVEVGQTRRARDALASDLVLRALAALALLSVLSGLLVWLGVQRALRPLARLERDLARREPADLRPLPDGAPQEMQQMVGALNHFMQRLQASNENLRAFMAEAAHQMRTPLAALRAQAQLGLDEDDPADMRRSLVAVERNATHMSRLLNQLLSDASVLHRANLQDFERCDLAEVVHHALQDALPAVGAQPRVQRVIDPTPAQVRGDPLLLREAIKNLIDNALKHGGAEGPLQVTLNVDATHCILTIADHGPGIPAAEANTVFERFARGQHAVPGGAGLGLAIVKRVADSHGARIDLSNRPEGGLVVTLWFPRIA; the protein is encoded by the coding sequence ATGAGCGCCGCGCCGTCGACCGCGCCTTCGCTGCGCCGCACGCTGCTGCTGTATCTGGGCGCGCTGTCGGTGCTGGCGATCACCGGGCTGTTCTTCGCTGCGCGCGCCTACGGCAATCGTGCGGCCAACCAATCCTATGATCACCTGCTGGTGTCCTCGGCGCTGTCGATCCTGGACAGCGTGGCGCTGGCCGACGGGCAATGGCAGGTGGACCTGCCGTACGCGGCGCTGGACCTGCTGTCGATGGCACCGGAGGACCGCGTTTTTTATCGCGTGCTGGACGGGCAGGGCCGCACCATCACCGGCTATGACGACCTGCCGATGGCGCGGCGCATGCCGCAGGAAGGCAAGCCGGAACTGTTCGATGCACGCTACAGCGGCGAGCCGGTGCGCTGGGTGGTGGTGGGTCGTCGCATCGCCACGCCTTCGGCGCAGGCTCAGGTGCTGGTGGAGGTTGGCCAGACCAGGCGCGCGCGCGATGCGCTGGCCAGCGATTTGGTGCTGCGCGCGCTGGCCGCGCTGGCGCTGCTGTCGGTGCTCAGCGGGCTGCTGGTGTGGCTGGGCGTGCAGCGTGCGCTGCGTCCGCTGGCGCGATTGGAACGCGACCTGGCCCGGCGCGAGCCGGCCGACCTGCGTCCGCTGCCGGACGGCGCGCCGCAGGAAATGCAGCAGATGGTCGGCGCGCTCAACCACTTCATGCAGCGCCTGCAGGCCAGTAACGAGAACCTGCGCGCGTTCATGGCCGAGGCCGCGCACCAGATGCGCACGCCACTGGCGGCGCTGCGCGCGCAGGCGCAGCTGGGCCTGGACGAGGACGATCCAGCCGACATGCGCCGCAGCCTGGTCGCGGTGGAGCGCAACGCCACCCACATGAGCCGCCTGCTCAACCAGCTGCTCAGTGATGCCAGCGTGCTGCACCGGGCCAACCTGCAGGACTTTGAACGCTGCGACCTGGCCGAGGTGGTGCATCACGCGCTGCAAGACGCCTTGCCCGCCGTCGGCGCGCAGCCGCGCGTGCAGCGGGTGATCGACCCGACGCCGGCCCAGGTACGCGGCGATCCGCTGCTGTTGCGCGAGGCGATCAAGAACCTGATCGACAACGCGCTCAAGCACGGCGGCGCCGAAGGCCCGCTGCAAGTGACGCTCAACGTCGATGCCACCCACTGCATCCTGACCATCGCCGATCACGGCCCAGGCATCCCGGCGGCCGAGGCGAATACCGTGTTCGAACGGTTTGCCCGCGGCCAGCATGCGGTGCCCGGCGGCGCCGGGCTGGGGCTGGCCATCGTCAAGCGGGTCGCCGACAGTCACGGCGCGCGTATCGACCTGAGCAACCGGCCCGAGGGCGGCCTGGTGGTGACGCTGTGGTTCCCGAGGATCGCCTGA